AACCGTAGTCACCATTCGGAATCATCCGGCAGGCTCCCTCGACTCAACCTTCGTGGCAGACCCGATCCTGCGTGGCCAAGTGGGCCGTATCGGTTTCGCTCCCGGTGGAAAAGTCTTCATCGATCATTCCCTGCCCTACAATCAATTGGGAACACCGAGCATCCTCAGACGGCTCAACGAGGATGGTTCGATGGATGGTCTCTTCAAAAGCTCGATCCATCAGAACCTGGTCCACTGGGTCGCTCGCAACGACGGCGGGGTCTACGTGATCACGACCGACTTCTCACGGTTGCAAGTAGCCAGCGTCGCGCCCGATGGAACCCAAGACGGATCCTTCCCTCGCGGCATCGGTTTCGCGAATGCATCGATTCTCGCCGGACCGGACGGTCGGCTCATCGGATGTCGTGACCTATACGACCAGGGTGAGGGGCCGCGGTGGAAACTCGTTCGCCTGAACCACGACGGCTCGGAGGACTCGAGCTTCCCAAGCCCGACGTTCGGTTCACCTCCTAGGCTGATCGGCTTTTCTCCCGATCAAGGACTTCTGGTGCAAGGACTGCTCCTGGGGGGCTCGAGGTTAGGCTTTTGGAGGATCGATGAGCATGGAAACGCCCTCTCGACGGCTTTCCCTGAGGACGCTTCCATCTATGGCAGTCTCCAACTCCTGCCTCAAGGTGGGCTCCTGGGCTTCCTGCACAGCCCCGATACGGATGCAATCCCGTTCCGGTTCCGGCTCCGACGATTTCTCGCGGATGGGACTGAAGATCCGACGTTTCATTCGGACGTTACGACCGAGCAGGGTTTTCCGGGGGCTGCGGGCGTAGTCACGCAACCCGATGGCAAGCTACTCGTCTGGGGCTCACCGCTTCGCTACGGTTCCAACACTGCCGGGGATCCGCTCACCACATCCGTCCTTCGCCTTTGGCCGACGGGTGCCGTCGATGGCATTTTTGAGCTGGAGCCTGATGGCAATGCCTATATAGGCCAGCTGCTACCCGATCCGACCGGGGGAATTCTGGCAACGCCGCTACGAGAAAGCTTCACACAAAGGGGCGACCTGCCCCTCGTCCGATTACTCACCGCCAGCGACACTTCCTTCATCCTAGGTGCCGAGCCGCTCCCGAACGGAACGCTGCGACTGAAGCTCCATCTCGCCCTTGGTGAAGGGGTCGTAGTAGAGCGTTCGGAAGACCTGCAGGCCTGGCAGAGCGCTTCCGCGACCCTGACCCATCCCACGCACGAGTTCCTCGATCCGCTTGCCTCCGGCCAGGGACGTCAGTTCTACCGCATCCGCATCCACAAGACCGGGCCAGCCATTGGTGAGGCACTACACTAGCTCCTTCGAAGATTGGAGGGTCTCTTTAGACCTTCCCAAGACGACCGAATCTCTGATAGGGTTCAAGGTTGAGTATCCGTGAACGATGACTTTAGGGAGGCTCAAGAACGAAGGAACAGAACCTAGTTGAGAAGAGGTCGTATGACAATCGAGGCAAAGTACAAGGCGAAGAAGTGGCAGCATGTCGCATTTTGGTTACTGCTAGCCGTGTGCAGTGGAAGAGTTTGGGCATTCGACCAGCTGAACGTCGAGATCGTCGGCGACCAACTGCGCATTCACCACTCAGGGAACACGAATTTCTATCACGTGCTGCTGCGCGGCGATCAGCCCCAGGCTGTCCACACACCCGTGTCCATCCACGGACCCAAAGTCGGGGAGGAACTCTTTTCAGTGACGATCGAGCCCGGGCAACCAACCCGCTTCTTCCAAGTGCACCGCTACCCAGTGGAGGTGCCGGCTGACCAGGACCAGGACAGCATGAACGATGTCTATGAACTCCGATACCCGGTCACTCTCAATCCCTTGAATCCGGCCGACGCAACGGCCGATGCGGATGGAGATGGCCTCATCAATCGCGAAGAAGCGCGGCGGGGAAGCGACCCGTCGCTGATCAACCCCGGGACGGTGCTCGAAACGGCACCAGCAGCTCAGGAAGCGGGTGTCGCCGTCACCCGCGAAACGATCATTCGACTGACTCAACCCCTCGCGGCGAACGCCACCCTCACCACCGCGAGGCTCAACGCGACCGCAGCCGGGCGATCCATTCTATCCCGGCCGAATCTCTCCCTCGACCGACGCACCATCACCCTCTTTTATCTGGAGAATCTGCCGGCCAATGAATCCGTCACCGTCACCTTGAACGGCAATGGTCTGAAACTGTCCAGCGGACAAGATCTCGATGCCAATGGAGATGGCCAGCCCGGAGGAGTTCTGACTTTGGTGTTCCAAACCTTGGGCATCGCAGCGGATCTCAACACGGGAATCTCAGGCGTGGTGTACGATTCCGAACGCATCAATCAAACGAATCGTCCGCTAGCGGGGGTTACCATCACCGTCGACGGCGCGGAGGAGACCTTGCGCGCCATCACCGATGAACGCGGACGGTTTACCCTGTCGCCCTGTCCGACTGGACGGTTCTTTGTTCACATCGATGGACGCACCGCCGACCTCAGCTCCTGGCCCAACGGGGACTATTACCCGTTCATCGGCAAAGCCTGGACGGCCATTCAAGGTTCGCACGACAATCTCGCGACTCCCACTGGTGAGATCTTCCTTCCGCGCATTCGTCAGGGAAGCCTGAGGTCGGTATCGAGTGTTTCCGAAACCAAGGTTGGCTTCCCCTCCTCGGTGGTAGCGGCCAATCCCACCCTGGCAGGCGTTTCTATTACCATACCGCCCAACTCCCTGTTTGCCGACAACGGGCAACGCGGAGGCAGAGTCGGTATCGCTCCCGTTCCTCCCGATCGCCTGCCCGAACCCTTGCCAGGCGGACTCAAATTTCCCTTGGTCATCACTCTCCAAACCGACGGCCCATCCAACTTCGATCAGCCCGTCGCCGTTCAGTTCCCCAATCTTCCCGATCCCACCACCGGCAAACTACTGGAGCCCGGCGCAAAGTCGGCGCTCTGGAATTTCAATCATGATACCGGAAGATGGGAAATGCAGGGTACCATGACGGTCTCGGCCGATGGCCAGTTCGTCGTGTCCGACCCCGGAGTCGGGTTGCGACAACCCGGGTGGAACGGAGCCGCACCAGGCTCCTCACCCGTTCCCCCGCCCCCCCCTGGGCCGCCCCCGCCGCCCGATCCAACGCCCTGCCCTCCTGAATCCGGTGTCGGGCCGGTGGTTGATGTGGTGCTGGATGTTGCCAAATGCGCGGCCGATCTTCTGCGCCTCGGTGAAGTCGCCCAAGGGGGGATTGACATCCTGAGCGGCATCAGCCAAATGCTGCAATCAGCATTCAGCATGTACAGCGCCGCGAGCCAGGCGCAGACTGACCCCACGCTCCTGCTCCGGCCGATCATCACATCGCTCACCGGACAGAAGGAAGTCGTTTTGGGGATCGTGGAGCTTTTCAACACGGCGAATCCGGCCGCCGAGATTACGGATGCCCTCAGCTGCATCGCGAGTCTGGCCAGCAGCGGCGTTACCGCCCAGTGTGCGTTAACTTGCCGCTCTCAGGACCCGGACTGTGTCGATTTGATGAATCTTTTCAAGTCGATCGAATTTGCTGTGAGCGCCATCGATTCGATCGCGACCGGCACGATCGCCTTCGAACCGGTTTGCCTTGGCCTTGACCTCCTTGCTGGCCTGCTTCCACAGCCGACGGCGCTCTCGCCGCAGGCCAACGGGCCGGGAGGCCCCAGTCTCGCGACGACCCCCCAGCAATGGCTGGACGTCATCGTGCCCCTTCAAGCCGAGCTCCTGAACTTCCAAACAGAAGTGAGCAATCGAGTCGCTTGGGGCAATGTGGTTTTGGAAAGACTACCCCAGATCGTTGAGCAGTCGTCCCGCCTGGCTTGGGAACAAGGGGCGTTCATCGGAGCCTCCGTCCTGGTGGAAGGCTCCGACGGATCGCTGTTCCGCAGCACTGTCCCGTTCGATGGCGTGCTTCCTCTGCCCGTGGCCGCGGCCGGAGTGAACTATGCCGTTTTCGTTTACCATCCTTTCACCCAGCGGAACGCCTATTGCGAGTATGTCGGCGCGGTAGTCGGCACCCCCTTCAGCGTTCCGGCCCCGGTACCCGGAAGCCTGCCCGGTTCCCGGGACCCGGCGGACGCGGATCAAGACGGTCTGCCTAACTTCGCGGAAAGAGTGGTCGGGTCGAATGCGCAGCTCGCCGATACCGATGACGATGGCGTGCAGGATCTCGTCGAACTCCAGCAGGGCACCAACCCGCTCTTGAAGGAAAACGCATCGCTTCGCCCCATCGTATCGA
The nucleotide sequence above comes from Verrucomicrobiales bacterium. Encoded proteins:
- a CDS encoding delta-60 repeat domain-containing protein, with amino-acid sequence TVVTIRNHPAGSLDSTFVADPILRGQVGRIGFAPGGKVFIDHSLPYNQLGTPSILRRLNEDGSMDGLFKSSIHQNLVHWVARNDGGVYVITTDFSRLQVASVAPDGTQDGSFPRGIGFANASILAGPDGRLIGCRDLYDQGEGPRWKLVRLNHDGSEDSSFPSPTFGSPPRLIGFSPDQGLLVQGLLLGGSRLGFWRIDEHGNALSTAFPEDASIYGSLQLLPQGGLLGFLHSPDTDAIPFRFRLRRFLADGTEDPTFHSDVTTEQGFPGAAGVVTQPDGKLLVWGSPLRYGSNTAGDPLTTSVLRLWPTGAVDGIFELEPDGNAYIGQLLPDPTGGILATPLRESFTQRGDLPLVRLLTASDTSFILGAEPLPNGTLRLKLHLALGEGVVVERSEDLQAWQSASATLTHPTHEFLDPLASGQGRQFYRIRIHKTGPAIGEALH